A single Mytilus trossulus isolate FHL-02 chromosome 12, PNRI_Mtr1.1.1.hap1, whole genome shotgun sequence DNA region contains:
- the LOC134693896 gene encoding complement C1q-like protein 3 produces MMNFQMFVFSTCLLLTVMLAKEMEAGGCIERPAFTAILKRTLTLSKGNTIKFDTVILNQGRGYSPRTGIFTATKTGIYQISATVMSKGGAALNVYISKNGVYLMSLYGPMINGGTQTANPVLHLEEGDTVSVRSHGSHIVYGGSYTYFSAVYI; encoded by the exons ATGATGAATTTCCAGATGTTTGTGTTTAGTACCTGTCTGTTGTTAACTGTTATGCTTGCTAAAGAAATGGAAGCCG GGGGATGTATTGAAAGACCCGCTTTTACAGCAATATTGAAAAGAACATTAACTCTTTCAAAAGGTAATACAATTAAATTTGACACAGTAATTTTGAACCAAGGAAGAGGATATAGTCCAAGGACAGGAATATTTACAGCAACAAAGACAGGAATATATCAAATTTCGGCAACAGTCATGTCTAAGGGTGGTGCTGCATTAAACGTTTACATCAGTAAAAATGGAGTTTACCTCATGAGCCTGTACGGCCCAATGATCAATGGTGGAACTCAAACTGCCAATCCTGTACTACACCTTGAGGAAGGAGATACAGTTTCTGTGAGAAGCCATGGTTCACATATAGTATATGGTGGCAGCTATACCTATTTCTCAGCAGtttatatttag